The genomic window ACCAGTTGAGAGAGGGCTGGCTGGCGAGGCTGCCACCGAAGGGCTTGGTGATGTTGCCGACGACGTTGCCGGTGTAGGACCAGGCGGCGGGGTCGGACGTGTAGAAGCGGCGCAGCGTCAGGGCGCCGGTGGCGCTGCCCAGCTGCACGTCGGTCTCCACGAGGATGCTCTCACCCGTGGCGGCGTTGACGGGGTCTCCCGCCGTCGGCAGGCGCTCGCCTTCGGGGCCGCA from Corallococcus caeni includes these protein-coding regions:
- a CDS encoding DUF6531 domain-containing protein — its product is CGPEGERLPTAGDPVNAATGESILVETDVQLGSATGALTLRRFYTSDPAAWSYTGNVVGNITKPFGGSLASQPSLNW